The following proteins are co-located in the Streptomyces sp. DT2A-34 genome:
- the glyA gene encoding serine hydroxymethyltransferase, with amino-acid sequence MATNPSLTSFASSLSLPLSELDPDVAAAVAAELHRQQSTLEMIASENFAPAAVMEAQGSVLTNKYAEGYPGRRYYGGCEHVDVVERLAIARVRELFGAEAANVQPHSGAQANAAAMFALLKPGDTVLGLDLAHGGHLTHGMRINFSGRLYNVVPYHVRESDLRIDMDEVEQLALAHRPKMIVAGWSAYPRRLDFAAFRRIADQVGAYLMVDMAHFAGLVAAGLHPSPVPYADVVTTTTHKTLGGPRGGVILSRADLAKKINSAVFPGQQGGPLEHVIAAKAVAFKVAAGEEFKERQQRTLDGARILAGRLLADDVAEAGITVLTGGTEVHLVLVDLRGSALDGRQAEDRLHRIGITVNRNAVPFDPRPPMVSSGLRIGTPALATRGFGEAEFREVADIIAQALKEEQLGDERAGLLRDRVEKLAAAFPLYPHLSHLNGDAA; translated from the coding sequence ATGGCAACGAACCCGTCGCTCACCTCATTCGCCTCCTCCCTCTCCCTCCCGCTCAGCGAACTCGACCCGGACGTCGCCGCCGCGGTGGCCGCCGAACTGCACCGCCAGCAGTCGACCCTGGAAATGATCGCCTCGGAGAACTTCGCCCCGGCCGCCGTCATGGAGGCCCAGGGCTCGGTGCTGACCAACAAGTACGCCGAGGGCTACCCGGGCCGCCGCTACTACGGCGGCTGCGAACACGTCGACGTCGTCGAGCGGTTGGCCATCGCCCGGGTGAGGGAACTGTTCGGCGCCGAGGCCGCGAACGTGCAGCCGCACTCGGGTGCCCAGGCCAACGCGGCCGCGATGTTCGCGCTGCTGAAGCCCGGCGACACGGTTCTCGGCCTCGACCTGGCGCACGGCGGTCATCTGACGCACGGCATGCGCATCAACTTCTCCGGCAGGCTGTACAACGTCGTGCCGTACCACGTGCGCGAGTCCGACCTGCGCATCGACATGGACGAGGTCGAGCAGCTCGCCCTCGCCCACCGGCCGAAGATGATCGTCGCCGGTTGGTCGGCCTACCCGCGCCGGCTGGACTTCGCCGCGTTCCGGCGGATCGCCGACCAAGTGGGCGCGTACCTGATGGTGGACATGGCGCACTTCGCCGGACTGGTGGCCGCGGGCCTCCACCCGAGCCCCGTGCCGTACGCCGACGTCGTCACGACCACCACCCACAAGACCCTCGGCGGACCCCGCGGCGGTGTCATCCTCAGCCGTGCCGACCTGGCCAAGAAGATCAACTCCGCGGTCTTCCCCGGCCAGCAGGGCGGCCCGCTGGAGCACGTCATCGCGGCGAAGGCGGTGGCCTTCAAGGTGGCCGCGGGGGAGGAGTTCAAGGAGCGCCAGCAGCGCACCCTCGACGGCGCCCGCATCCTCGCCGGACGCCTGCTGGCCGACGACGTGGCCGAGGCCGGGATCACGGTCCTGACCGGCGGCACCGAAGTCCACCTGGTCCTCGTCGACCTGCGGGGCTCCGCGCTCGACGGCCGGCAGGCCGAGGACCGGCTGCACCGCATCGGCATCACCGTCAACCGCAACGCGGTGCCGTTCGACCCCCGCCCGCCGATGGTCTCCTCGGGCCTGCGGATCGGCACCCCGGCCCTGGCCACCCGCGGCTTCGGCGAGGCGGAGTTCCGGGAGGTCGCGGACATCATCGCCCAGGCCCTGAAGGAGGAGCAGCTCGGCGACGAGCGCGCGGGCCTGCTGCGTGACCGCGTCGAGAAGCTCGCCGCCGCCTTCCCCCTCTATCCCCACCTGTCCCACCTGAACGGAGACGCGGCATGA
- a CDS encoding GntR family transcriptional regulator encodes MQYAATEARDEELSLAERAYRAIRDRLVMLEIRPGAPINEEQLGQSLGVGRTPVREALKRLQYERLIATYPRRGTFATEVNITDLAHISEVRQELEPLAAAQAARRATPADRETLTALRRELERVDSARQGATELMHLDLQVHRAVYAAAHNPYLEDALVRHDNLATRIWCLFIDRLSDMAGHVEEHGPLIEAIVDGEPEKAARLARSHVEDFERAIRAAI; translated from the coding sequence ATGCAGTACGCGGCGACCGAGGCGAGGGACGAGGAACTCTCTCTGGCCGAGCGGGCCTACCGCGCCATCCGCGACCGGCTCGTCATGCTCGAGATCCGCCCCGGCGCGCCGATCAACGAGGAGCAGCTGGGCCAGTCCCTCGGCGTCGGACGCACACCGGTGCGCGAGGCGCTCAAGCGGCTCCAGTACGAGCGCCTGATCGCGACCTACCCCCGGCGCGGGACCTTCGCCACCGAGGTCAACATCACCGACCTGGCCCATATCTCCGAGGTGCGGCAGGAGCTGGAGCCCCTGGCCGCCGCCCAGGCCGCGCGGCGGGCCACGCCTGCGGACCGGGAGACGCTGACGGCTCTGCGGCGCGAGCTGGAGCGCGTGGACTCCGCCCGGCAGGGCGCCACCGAGCTCATGCACCTGGACCTCCAGGTGCACCGCGCGGTCTACGCCGCCGCGCACAACCCGTACCTCGAGGACGCCCTGGTCCGCCACGACAACCTGGCCACCCGTATCTGGTGCCTGTTCATCGACCGGCTGTCCGACATGGCCGGCCATGTCGAGGAGCACGGACCGCTGATCGAGGCGATCGTCGACGGTGAACCGGAGAAGGCGGCGCGGCTGGCCCGCAGCCACGTCGAGGACTTCGAACGGGCCATTCGCGCGGCCATCTGA
- a CDS encoding FCD domain-containing protein, giving the protein MLQPRPGGATAVPAITAKDVLDLYALRAGLGALLIRRVAMLGPENLAAATAALAEVRAAARDKDHARPREVDLWFQDALARTADLPQAAGTFERLTARLHMFVTVLDMDYSQAFDTITNEDTAVYDALRNADGNEAARLWRVKIERCVRYMIAQLPEDDVAPHLWMSLAGRPRLH; this is encoded by the coding sequence ATGCTCCAACCGCGTCCGGGCGGCGCGACCGCCGTCCCCGCCATCACGGCGAAGGACGTCCTCGATCTGTACGCCCTGCGCGCCGGCCTCGGCGCGCTGCTCATCCGCCGGGTCGCCATGCTCGGCCCGGAGAACCTCGCCGCGGCCACGGCGGCCCTGGCGGAGGTCCGCGCCGCCGCCCGGGACAAGGACCACGCCCGCCCGCGTGAGGTGGATCTGTGGTTCCAGGACGCCCTGGCCCGTACGGCGGACCTCCCGCAGGCCGCCGGCACCTTCGAACGCCTGACGGCCCGGCTGCACATGTTCGTGACGGTTCTGGACATGGACTACAGCCAGGCGTTCGACACCATCACCAACGAGGACACGGCGGTCTACGACGCGTTGCGCAACGCCGACGGGAACGAGGCGGCACGCCTGTGGCGGGTCAAGATCGAGCGCTGCGTCCGCTACATGATCGCCCAGCTGCCCGAGGACGACGTCGCCCCGCACCTGTGGATGTCGCTGGCGGGCAGGCCCCGCCTGCACTGA
- a CDS encoding carbohydrate ABC transporter permease, translating to MTGTQVRPRPDEAPGDGRRSASAQEADRARRRRRRKEALAAYLFLTPWFGGLLFITAGPLLASLYLSFTDYSLIGGSDWVGLDNYTRMFSEDPRFLKALQNTTIYVFVSVPLQLAFALLLALVLDRGVRGLAVYRSVYYLPSLLGSSVAIAILWRKVFGDDGLFNHFLGLFGVDGHSWIGDPSTALGTLIVLNVWTFGSPMVIFLAGLRQIPVSYYEAAGIDGAGKVRQFFHITMPLLTPVIFFNLILQLIGAFQSFTQAFVVSGGNGSPSDSTLFYTMYVYTKGFNSFEMGYASAMAWFLVIIIACLTALNFLMSKYWVFYGDN from the coding sequence TTGACCGGCACTCAGGTGCGTCCGCGCCCGGACGAGGCGCCAGGCGACGGCCGACGCTCCGCGAGTGCGCAGGAGGCCGACCGGGCACGCAGGCGGCGGCGACGCAAAGAGGCGCTCGCCGCGTACCTCTTCCTGACGCCGTGGTTCGGCGGGCTGCTGTTCATCACCGCGGGGCCGCTGCTGGCGTCTCTCTATCTGTCGTTCACGGACTACAGCCTCATCGGCGGCTCGGACTGGGTCGGCCTGGACAACTACACCAGGATGTTCAGCGAGGACCCGCGGTTTCTGAAGGCGTTGCAGAACACCACGATCTACGTCTTCGTCTCGGTGCCGCTGCAACTGGCCTTCGCGCTGCTGCTGGCGCTGGTGCTGGACCGGGGCGTGCGGGGCCTCGCCGTCTACCGCTCGGTGTACTACCTGCCCTCGCTGCTCGGCAGCAGCGTGGCCATCGCCATCCTGTGGCGGAAGGTCTTCGGGGACGACGGCCTCTTCAACCACTTCCTCGGCCTGTTCGGCGTCGACGGGCACAGCTGGATCGGCGACCCGTCCACCGCGCTGGGCACGCTCATCGTGCTGAACGTGTGGACCTTCGGCTCACCCATGGTGATCTTCCTGGCTGGTCTGCGGCAGATCCCGGTCAGCTACTACGAGGCGGCCGGTATCGACGGAGCGGGCAAGGTGCGGCAGTTCTTCCACATCACGATGCCACTGCTGACCCCGGTCATCTTCTTCAACCTGATTCTGCAACTGATCGGCGCCTTCCAGTCGTTCACCCAGGCGTTCGTGGTCAGCGGCGGAAACGGAAGTCCCTCGGACTCGACGCTCTTCTACACGATGTACGTGTACACCAAGGGCTTCAATTCCTTCGAGATGGGCTACGCCTCGGCGATGGCCTGGTTTTTGGTCATCATCATCGCCTGCCTGACCGCACTGAACTTCCTGATGTCGAAGTATTGGGTGTTCTACGGTGACAACTGA
- a CDS encoding carbohydrate ABC transporter permease: MKTEKAARAGLNNTLLARALLALRGKKLLIHLGLILFGLVMLYPLLWMVSSSLKPEGLIFREQGLIPTSVTGQNFTDGWNALSSPFSHYLVNSLIITGGAVLGNLTACSLAAYAFARMEFPLKRLWFALMLGSIMLPLQVVIVPQYILFKQLDWINTFYPLIVPKFLATDAFFVFLMVQFIRTLPRDLDEAARIDGAGHWRIFSRIIVPLSLPALATTAIFTFIWTWNDFLSQLIFLTDPDKHTVPVALRTFLDSSGQSAWGPMFAMSVLSLGPIFGFFLAGQKYLVRGVAVTGLK; the protein is encoded by the coding sequence GTGAAAACCGAAAAGGCCGCCCGCGCCGGGCTGAACAACACGCTGCTGGCCAGGGCACTGCTCGCGCTCCGGGGGAAGAAACTCCTGATCCACCTCGGCCTGATCCTCTTCGGCCTGGTGATGCTCTATCCACTGCTGTGGATGGTCTCCAGCTCCCTCAAACCGGAGGGGCTCATCTTCCGCGAGCAGGGACTGATCCCCACCAGCGTCACGGGACAGAACTTCACCGACGGCTGGAACGCGCTCAGCAGCCCCTTCAGTCACTACCTGGTCAATTCACTGATCATCACGGGCGGCGCCGTACTGGGGAACCTGACCGCCTGCTCACTGGCCGCGTACGCCTTCGCGCGCATGGAATTCCCGCTGAAGCGCTTATGGTTCGCGCTCATGCTGGGCTCCATCATGCTGCCCCTGCAGGTGGTGATCGTCCCGCAGTACATCCTCTTCAAGCAGCTGGACTGGATCAACACGTTCTACCCGCTGATCGTGCCGAAGTTCCTCGCCACCGACGCCTTCTTCGTCTTCCTGATGGTGCAGTTCATCCGGACACTGCCGCGCGACCTGGACGAGGCCGCGCGGATCGACGGGGCCGGCCACTGGCGCATCTTCAGCCGGATCATCGTTCCGCTGTCACTGCCGGCGCTGGCCACCACCGCCATCTTCACCTTCATCTGGACCTGGAACGACTTCCTCAGCCAGCTGATCTTCCTCACCGATCCGGACAAGCACACCGTGCCGGTGGCCCTGCGCACCTTCCTCGACTCGTCGGGCCAGTCCGCCTGGGGACCGATGTTCGCGATGTCGGTGCTCTCCCTCGGCCCCATCTTCGGCTTCTTCCTGGCGGGCCAGAAATACCTGGTCCGCGGGGTCGCCGTCACCGGCCTGAAATAG
- a CDS encoding ABC transporter substrate-binding protein, whose amino-acid sequence MLHRKRTARLCAALAATGALAATAACGGDSGSGDDGKVTLKVSWWGEASRHKITEQAIDVFEKQNPDITVKSSYSDWTSYYDQLTTKVAAGDAPDVFAIEIRKLGEFARKDTLADLKGLVNTGDLDPKLLAGGAVDGTQYAIPTGANAWAVMANTSVFEKAGVSLPDDASWTWKDYEDVSTRLTKAGGSGTYGTQINFNDAYLTAFASQRGESLYDNGKIGVSAGTLADWYQLNVDMIKSKGSPDAALSNELDANSIEQSLIGTNKGGMGMFWTNQLSAANVASGEKIELLRMPQAPGASSSGMFLQPAMFWAASAHSEQRQAAGKLIDFLVNDPQAGKILGSDRGLPMNSKVLDEIRSDLPTADQASLDFVDKVRDKLTDPPSAYPDGAADIPDMLKRYGQDVISGNKTPQDAAEGFLEEANSTLG is encoded by the coding sequence GTGCTTCATCGAAAGAGGACGGCAAGACTCTGCGCAGCACTCGCGGCCACCGGCGCCCTGGCCGCCACCGCCGCCTGCGGAGGCGACTCGGGGTCCGGCGACGACGGCAAGGTCACGCTCAAGGTCAGCTGGTGGGGCGAGGCCAGCCGGCACAAGATCACCGAGCAGGCCATCGACGTCTTCGAGAAGCAGAATCCGGATATCACGGTCAAGTCGTCGTACTCCGACTGGACTTCGTACTACGACCAGCTCACCACCAAGGTCGCCGCCGGGGACGCCCCGGACGTCTTCGCCATCGAGATCCGCAAGCTCGGCGAGTTCGCCCGCAAGGACACGCTCGCCGATCTGAAGGGGCTGGTGAACACCGGCGATCTCGATCCGAAGCTGCTTGCCGGCGGCGCCGTGGACGGCACCCAGTACGCCATCCCCACCGGCGCCAACGCCTGGGCCGTGATGGCCAACACCTCCGTCTTCGAGAAGGCGGGGGTGAGCCTGCCCGATGACGCGTCCTGGACCTGGAAGGACTACGAGGACGTCAGCACCCGCCTCACCAAGGCCGGCGGCAGCGGCACCTACGGCACCCAGATCAACTTCAACGACGCCTACCTGACCGCCTTCGCTTCCCAGCGCGGCGAATCGCTCTACGACAACGGCAAGATAGGCGTCTCGGCCGGCACCCTCGCCGACTGGTACCAGCTCAACGTGGACATGATCAAGAGCAAGGGCTCCCCCGACGCCGCCCTCAGCAACGAGCTGGACGCCAACAGCATCGAGCAGTCCCTCATCGGTACCAACAAGGGCGGCATGGGGATGTTCTGGACCAACCAGCTCAGCGCCGCCAACGTCGCCTCCGGCGAGAAGATCGAGCTGCTGCGGATGCCGCAGGCACCGGGGGCGTCGAGCAGCGGCATGTTCCTCCAGCCGGCGATGTTCTGGGCCGCCAGTGCGCACAGCGAGCAGCGGCAGGCGGCCGGCAAGCTCATCGACTTCCTCGTCAACGACCCGCAGGCCGGCAAGATCCTGGGCAGCGACCGTGGCCTGCCGATGAACAGCAAGGTCCTCGACGAGATCCGGAGCGACCTGCCCACGGCCGACCAGGCGTCGCTCGACTTCGTCGACAAGGTCCGCGACAAACTGACCGATCCGCCCTCGGCGTATCCGGACGGCGCCGCCGACATCCCCGACATGCTCAAGCGCTACGGCCAGGACGTCATCTCCGGCAACAAGACCCCGCAGGACGCCGCCGAAGGGTTCCTGGAGGAGGCGAACAGCACGCTCGGCTGA
- a CDS encoding Gfo/Idh/MocA family protein, translating to MESPVELPVESSGKRRYAVVGLGHRAQMYVDALLGDWSDTGEIVALCDVNRTRMDFYNQRIAATGRSPVPCFGPDGFTAMLEGADAVVVTSVDATHAHYVCAALDAGVDVVVEKPLTTDAEGCAAIAAAAARSTARTIVTFNYRYSPRNSALRRLLADGAVGEVTSVHFEWVLDTLHGADYFRRWHRDRAHSGGLLVHKSTHHFDLVNWWLDADPELVFAQADLLFYGSENARRRGLGPRPARGTGAPSADTDPFLLDMSRDERLARLYLDAEHEDGYQRDQDVFGDGVTIDDTMAVLVRYDNRAMLTYSLHAHAPFEGYRVAVNGTEGRAELEVCERAWTPPHAAVDPSARDKEHAEGAWERLTLQRHWSPREEISLDGEGEGGGHGGGDRLLLDDVFRGPARDPLGRQAGYRDGIRSVLVGVAASTSAATHRPVRLAENGTRLA from the coding sequence GTGGAATCGCCTGTGGAACTGCCCGTGGAATCGTCCGGGAAACGCCGCTACGCCGTCGTAGGGCTCGGCCACCGCGCGCAGATGTACGTCGACGCGCTGCTCGGTGACTGGAGCGACACCGGAGAGATCGTCGCGCTGTGCGACGTCAACCGGACCCGGATGGACTTCTACAACCAGCGCATCGCCGCGACGGGCCGCAGTCCCGTGCCGTGCTTCGGCCCGGACGGCTTCACCGCGATGCTGGAGGGCGCCGACGCGGTGGTGGTGACCTCGGTGGACGCCACTCACGCCCACTATGTGTGCGCCGCCCTGGACGCCGGCGTGGACGTCGTGGTGGAGAAGCCGCTCACCACCGACGCGGAGGGCTGCGCGGCGATCGCGGCCGCGGCCGCGCGCAGCACCGCCCGGACCATCGTCACCTTCAACTACCGCTATTCGCCGCGGAACTCGGCGCTGCGGCGGCTCCTCGCCGACGGCGCCGTCGGCGAGGTGACCTCCGTGCACTTCGAGTGGGTGCTGGACACCCTCCACGGCGCGGACTACTTCCGGCGCTGGCACCGGGACCGGGCCCACTCCGGCGGGCTGCTGGTGCACAAGTCCACCCACCACTTCGACCTGGTGAACTGGTGGCTGGACGCCGACCCCGAGCTGGTCTTCGCCCAGGCGGACCTGCTCTTCTACGGCAGTGAGAACGCCCGCAGGCGAGGTCTGGGCCCGCGGCCGGCGCGCGGCACGGGCGCGCCCTCGGCCGACACCGACCCCTTCCTGCTGGACATGTCCCGCGACGAACGCCTCGCGCGGCTCTACCTCGACGCCGAGCACGAGGACGGCTACCAGCGGGACCAGGACGTGTTCGGCGACGGAGTGACCATCGACGACACCATGGCGGTGCTGGTCCGCTACGACAACCGCGCGATGCTGACCTACTCGCTGCACGCCCACGCGCCCTTCGAGGGGTACCGCGTGGCGGTGAACGGCACCGAGGGCCGGGCCGAGCTGGAGGTCTGCGAACGCGCCTGGACCCCGCCACACGCCGCCGTCGACCCCTCGGCGCGCGACAAGGAGCACGCCGAAGGAGCTTGGGAACGACTCACCCTGCAACGGCACTGGTCCCCGCGGGAGGAGATCTCCCTGGACGGCGAAGGCGAAGGCGGCGGACACGGCGGCGGGGACCGGCTGCTCCTCGACGACGTCTTCCGAGGCCCCGCCCGGGACCCCCTGGGCCGGCAGGCGGGATACCGCGACGGCATCCGCAGCGTGCTCGTCGGCGTCGCGGCGAGCACCTCGGCCGCCACTCACCGACCGGTGCGGCTGGCGGAGAACGGCACCCGCCTCGCATGA
- a CDS encoding GntR family transcriptional regulator, which produces MNAPVPGPTPAVPIPSRTRFVLEHLTQAILTGQLPPGQPLVEIELAGRFGVSKTPVREALKTLAGRGLVVMSEFKGAAVRAVDATMARSVYDVRLLLEPEALRRSTLAHSDFAGAREALDRADAAEDRAERSLANRDFHRALYHPCGNPLLVRMLDDLRDQAALVSVVAWESTPSWEREAEEHRRILTRALEGDASGAAHLLYDHIADFVRRAFPQSATGEGREPDIATRPDAIGR; this is translated from the coding sequence ATGAATGCGCCCGTGCCCGGCCCCACACCGGCCGTTCCCATCCCCTCCCGGACCCGGTTCGTCCTCGAACACCTGACGCAGGCCATCCTCACCGGCCAGCTCCCGCCGGGACAGCCGCTCGTCGAGATCGAGCTGGCCGGGCGGTTCGGGGTGTCCAAGACCCCCGTACGCGAAGCGCTCAAGACGCTGGCCGGACGCGGCCTGGTGGTGATGAGCGAGTTCAAGGGCGCGGCAGTGCGCGCCGTGGACGCGACCATGGCGCGCTCCGTCTACGACGTGCGGCTGCTGCTCGAACCGGAGGCGCTGCGCCGCAGCACTCTCGCGCACTCGGACTTCGCCGGCGCCCGGGAGGCCCTGGATCGCGCCGACGCCGCCGAGGACCGAGCCGAGCGCTCCCTGGCCAACCGCGATTTCCACCGCGCGCTCTATCACCCCTGCGGCAACCCGCTCCTGGTGCGCATGCTGGACGACCTGCGCGACCAGGCGGCGCTGGTCTCAGTGGTGGCCTGGGAGTCCACCCCGAGCTGGGAACGGGAGGCGGAGGAGCACCGGCGGATCCTCACGCGCGCGCTGGAGGGCGACGCGAGCGGCGCCGCACACCTGCTGTACGACCACATCGCGGATTTCGTGCGCCGGGCCTTCCCGCAATCCGCGACGGGAGAGGGGCGGGAGCCGGACATCGCAACCCGGCCTGACGCGATCGGCCGGTAG
- a CDS encoding FAD-binding oxidoreductase, with protein sequence MSLFSRRNVLRGGLAATTAGVAAPALGAGAAAASGEGTSCPPPPGPAMVGRGDPRYRSLASRGYNRRFVGEPEHVWVVGTTAHVVRAVQQAVDSGRRITVRSGAHGFENFVADPAVEVVVDMSAMNGVSYDPGRRAFAVEAGALLGEVYRRLYLGWGVTIPAGWCADVGIGGHVLGGGYGPLSRLLGLSVDHLYAVEVVVVDRAGRARGVVATGEPSDPHRDLWWAHTGGGGGSFGIVTRYWFRTPGADGDDPSGLLPAPPSSVLSFSVSWDWQKLDRTSFARLVRNHGEWAERHSAPDSPYLALYSELALTRRPSGTVFMIGQVAADSGAERMLDEHLAAINRGVPVQPVRTVRNQSWLAAALAGSPGDPGPVYRLKVKSGFLRRRFTDRQIDVLHHHLTRDDYDYPGGSLSLYTHGGRVNTVAPDATATPHRDASIKMFYVNGWEDARDDARHIGWLRELYEDLYADTGGAPASADGTFINYPDTDLADPARNTGAPWHALYFGDNYRRLQRVKAKWDPRDVFHHALSIRRA encoded by the coding sequence ATGAGCCTGTTCAGCAGGAGGAACGTGCTGCGCGGTGGATTGGCCGCCACGACGGCGGGCGTCGCGGCCCCCGCGCTGGGGGCGGGGGCCGCGGCGGCGTCGGGCGAGGGGACGTCCTGCCCTCCGCCGCCCGGCCCGGCCATGGTCGGGCGCGGCGATCCGCGGTACCGGTCCCTGGCGTCCCGTGGCTACAACCGCCGGTTCGTGGGCGAACCGGAGCACGTCTGGGTGGTCGGCACGACCGCGCACGTCGTGAGGGCCGTGCAGCAGGCGGTGGACAGCGGCCGGCGGATCACGGTCCGCAGTGGCGCCCACGGCTTCGAGAACTTCGTCGCCGACCCGGCCGTGGAGGTGGTCGTCGACATGTCCGCCATGAACGGCGTCTCGTACGACCCCGGCCGCCGTGCCTTCGCCGTCGAGGCCGGGGCCCTGCTGGGCGAGGTGTACCGCAGGCTGTACCTGGGCTGGGGAGTGACGATCCCGGCCGGCTGGTGCGCCGACGTCGGCATCGGTGGGCATGTCCTGGGCGGTGGCTACGGCCCGCTGTCCCGGCTGCTGGGCCTTTCCGTCGACCACCTGTACGCCGTCGAGGTCGTCGTCGTCGACCGCGCCGGCCGGGCACGCGGCGTGGTGGCCACAGGCGAACCCTCCGATCCCCACCGGGACCTGTGGTGGGCCCACACCGGCGGCGGAGGCGGCAGCTTCGGCATCGTCACCCGCTACTGGTTCCGGACACCGGGCGCCGACGGCGACGACCCGTCCGGCCTGCTGCCCGCCCCACCCTCCAGCGTGCTGAGTTTCTCGGTCTCCTGGGACTGGCAGAAGCTGGACAGGACGTCCTTCGCCCGACTGGTCCGCAACCACGGCGAGTGGGCCGAACGGCACAGCGCCCCCGACTCGCCGTACCTCGCCCTCTACAGCGAACTCGCGCTCACCCGCCGCCCGTCGGGCACGGTCTTCATGATCGGCCAGGTGGCCGCGGACTCCGGCGCCGAACGGATGCTGGACGAGCATCTCGCCGCGATCAACCGGGGCGTTCCGGTGCAGCCGGTCCGCACGGTGCGGAACCAGTCCTGGCTGGCCGCCGCCCTGGCCGGCTCACCGGGCGACCCCGGCCCCGTCTACCGGCTCAAGGTCAAGTCGGGCTTCCTGCGCCGACGTTTCACCGACCGGCAGATCGACGTCCTGCACCACCACCTCACCCGCGACGACTACGACTACCCGGGCGGCAGCCTGAGCCTCTACACCCACGGCGGCAGGGTCAACACCGTGGCGCCGGACGCGACCGCGACCCCCCACCGCGACGCGAGCATCAAGATGTTCTACGTCAACGGCTGGGAGGACGCCCGCGACGACGCCCGGCACATCGGCTGGCTGCGCGAGCTCTACGAGGACCTGTACGCCGACACCGGCGGCGCCCCCGCATCTGCCGACGGCACCTTCATCAACTACCCGGACACCGACCTCGCCGACCCGGCCCGGAACACCGGCGCCCCCTGGCACGCCCTCTACTTCGGCGACAACTACCGCCGCCTGCAACGCGTCAAGGCGAAGTGGGACCCCCGTGACGTCTTCCACCACGCCCTGTCGATCAGGCGAGCGTGA
- a CDS encoding class I SAM-dependent methyltransferase, with amino-acid sequence MIDADGYFGENIAATYDESTADMSRPDVVGSAVDLLAELAGSGPALELGIGTGRIALPLAGRGVPVHGIDMSRAMVDRLRAKPGGDAIDVTIGDFASTRVEKSFSAAYPVFNTLMNLTSQDAQVDCFRNVAAHLAPGGCFVVEVMVPELRKLPAGQNAVPFHISESRWAFDTYDVATQAMSSNYVTLTDGRAEHWSIPFRYIWPAELDLMARLAGLRLRDRWQDWTREPFTSESGKHVSVWEKPVG; translated from the coding sequence GTGATCGATGCGGACGGCTACTTCGGAGAGAACATCGCGGCCACCTACGACGAGTCGACGGCGGACATGTCCCGTCCCGACGTGGTGGGCTCCGCGGTCGACCTATTGGCCGAACTCGCAGGCAGCGGCCCGGCGCTCGAACTCGGCATCGGCACCGGCCGCATCGCGCTGCCGCTGGCCGGCCGCGGTGTGCCGGTGCACGGCATCGACATGTCCCGCGCCATGGTGGACCGGCTGCGCGCCAAGCCCGGCGGCGACGCGATCGACGTGACGATCGGGGACTTCGCGTCGACGCGGGTGGAGAAGAGCTTTTCCGCGGCGTATCCGGTCTTCAACACGCTCATGAATCTGACGTCCCAGGACGCCCAGGTCGACTGCTTCCGCAACGTGGCGGCGCACCTGGCGCCGGGCGGCTGCTTCGTCGTCGAGGTCATGGTTCCCGAGCTGCGGAAACTCCCGGCCGGGCAGAACGCCGTACCGTTCCACATCAGCGAGTCGCGCTGGGCGTTCGACACCTACGACGTCGCCACGCAGGCGATGAGCTCCAACTACGTCACCCTCACCGATGGCCGTGCCGAACACTGGTCCATCCCGTTCCGCTACATCTGGCCCGCCGAGCTGGACCTGATGGCCCGCCTCGCCGGACTCCGGCTGCGCGACCGGTGGCAGGACTGGACGCGCGAGCCGTTCACCAGCGAGAGCGGCAAGCATGTGTCGGTGTGGGAGAAGCCGGTTGGCTGA
- a CDS encoding DUF6069 family protein has protein sequence MTIEKLHRGQVVLGTVAAAVLGSAGNALVSWVARSLGSDPQVIQGLQPKGYVVLTTLGVIVGAVVWARIRRRSERPRAVLRKLVPTVVGVSFLADVPVFFLDGADVLGVFALMVMHVVVAVIAVPIFRRVMPLTEDRTSPTDEVHAPLGA, from the coding sequence ATGACCATTGAGAAACTCCATCGCGGCCAGGTCGTACTGGGTACCGTCGCCGCGGCGGTACTGGGCAGCGCGGGCAATGCCCTGGTGTCGTGGGTGGCGCGGAGCCTCGGCTCGGATCCGCAGGTGATCCAGGGCTTGCAGCCCAAGGGGTACGTGGTGCTCACCACCCTCGGCGTGATCGTGGGCGCCGTCGTGTGGGCGCGGATCCGCCGGCGTTCCGAGCGTCCCCGGGCAGTGCTGCGCAAGCTGGTGCCGACCGTGGTCGGGGTGTCCTTCCTCGCCGACGTTCCGGTGTTCTTCCTCGATGGCGCGGACGTGCTCGGCGTATTCGCGCTCATGGTCATGCACGTGGTGGTCGCGGTGATCGCCGTGCCGATCTTTCGGCGTGTCATGCCCCTGACGGAGGACCGTACCTCGCCGACCGATGAAGTCCACGCGCCGCTCGGGGCCTGA